Genomic window (Tardiphaga sp. vice304):
GCCCAACGGTTGTCCCCGCCGGTGACGAAATGCCGCCAGCGCGAATGGAAGGGCACGTCGAGCGAGGGATAGGCCGCGCGCGTCGTCGCCAGCACGAGGTCCACCGCGGCGTCCATGCGGCCGAGGTCGATGCGGAAGTGGGCAAGCTTGTCGTCGAGGCCGATCGCCAGCAGACGATGCGCCCGCTCGCGCACCGCGCGGGCGGACAAGAGCGACAGAGCGGCCGAGGTATCCGGAGACAAGGAATTCACCGCAAAGCTCTCAATATTTTTCCAGTGAACGGCCAACGGAGTCCTGCAGATCCTGCGGCAGCACCGGCTCCGGCGAATAATAGCCCGCGGCCTTCTTCGCGGTCATCTCGACATGCGCGTCGGCAGGGATCATGTCGTCCGGGATCGAGACCCGCTCGACGATCTCGACGCCCTGGCTCGTCAGCGCATCGTGCTTCATGTCGCTCATCGAGATGAAACGGTCGATCCGTTTCAGCCCGAGCCAGTGGATGACGTCCGGCATCAATTGCTGGAAGCGCGCGTCCTGTACGCCGGCGACGCATTCCGTGCGCTCGAAATATTGCGCGGCGGCGTCGCCGCCTTCCTGGCGCTTGCGCGCGTTGTAGACCAGGAATTTGGTGACCTCGCCAAGCGCGCGGCCTTCCTTGCGGTTGTAGATGATGACGCCGAGACCGCCGGCCTGCCCGGCCTTGGCGCATTCCTCGATGCCATGGATCAGATAGGGCCGGCAGGTGCAGATGTCGGAGCCGAACACGTCGGAGCCGTTGCATTCGTCATGGACGCGGCAGGTGATTTTCGTGGTGTGGTCCGGCAGCTTGGTCACGTCGCCGAACAGGTAGGCCGTGATGCCGCCGATCGGCGGCAGGAAGACGTGCAAGTCGGGCCGCGTCACCAGTTCGGGAAACATGCCCGCGGTCTGTTCGAACAATTGCCGGCGCAGATTGTTCTCGGTGGTGCCGAAGCGCGCCGCCAGTCCCGGCAGATGCCAGACCGGATCGATCGCGATCTTCACGACCGACACACTGCCATTGGCATGCACGACGTCATTATCGACCTTCAGCCGGCCGGCGGCGATCGCGCTTTGCAATTCGATCAGATCGAGCCGCGCACGGGTGATAGCGATGCTCGGGCGGATGTCCACACCCTCGGCGATCTCGGTCGCAAAATTCTCGGCAACAAGATGGCCGAAGGGATCCAGCGAAACGATCTTCGCGGGATCGATCCACTGTTCGAACGGACCGATGGTGGCCGCGGGAAACGTATTGGTGAGGTCCGGCCGACGCATCGGATCGAGCGCGCCGGAGGAGACGGCGAGTGCGCGATACACCGAATAGGAGCCGCCATGCGTGCCTATCACATTGCGATCCTGTGGCCGCGACACAGTACCAATCACCGGCCCGCGCTCGCGCGCATCAGGCGCGCCCCATCGGATCGGAAAGTCGTGTTTCGCGCCCGGCGCCGGGTGCGAGGTCAGCCGTATATGGTCGATCCGGTTGGAGCGAGTCATCGCAAAAGGCCCCCTCAAATGGCAACGGCCCGCCTAAGAAGACGGGCCCGTTGACATGGATGCTATGTAACGCGGCGCGCGCTAAACATAGCGCGACGCTGTGCCGAAGAAAAAAAGTATACGCATGTCGCGACGAAAGACAACAAGATAAATAGCAAAAGATTCGCGGCGGTTAACGAGGCGTCGCTAATGCACGCGCGGCATAATGTTTCAGTGCCGTGAAGGCCGGAACGATTGTAGCGACCACAGGTTTTCTTCTCGCGCATTCGCACAGGGAGAAACCTCATGACCAACGAAGACGAAACCGTCAGCCTGATCGGCAGCGACAAGGTACAGGGCTCCGCGGTGTTCGACGCCGACGGCAACAAGATCGGCAGCATTGAGCGCCTGATGATCGAGAAGAGCAGCGGCCGGGTATCCTACGCCGTCGTGTCGTTCGGCGGCTTTCTCGGCATTGGCGACGATCACTATCCGCTGCCGTGGCCGTCGCTGAAGTACAATGTCGAACTCGGCGGCTACCAGACCCTGGTGACCATCGACCAGATCAAGGGCGCGCCGAAGGCCGCCAACGGCGAATGGAATTGGGCGGATACGACGCGCACCAAGGGCCTTGACGACTATTATGGTGTGCCCATCTGACCGGCACGCTAAGCCGCCCGCATCTGGCGAACGATTGACCGACTGGAGACCCGTTGACCTAACAATTGACACGACGAAGATTGGCGGGCAGCGCGCTGGCGGTGGGAGCCGTTGCCGCCACGCCGGCGATGGCTCTTGCGGACAAGAAGCCGGCAACCAGGTCGTTTCCGAACGGCTTTGTCTGGGGCACGGCCACGTCGGCCTATCAGATCGAAGGCGCGGCGACTGAAGACGGACGCGGCCGTTCGGTCTGGGACACCTACGCGCACATACCGGGCAAGATCCGGGGCGGCGCGCATGGCGACCGCGCCAGCGATCACTTCCACCGCTACAAGGAAGACGTCGCGCTGATGAAGGCGCTGGGCACAACCGCCTATCGTTTCTCGATCGCCTGGCCGCGGGTATTTCCCGACGGCACCGGCGCCGCCAATCCCCAAGGACTCGACTTCTACAACCGATTGATCGATGAATTGCTGGCCAACGGCATCACACCGTTTGCGACGTTGTATCACTGGGACCTGCCGCAGGCGCTACAGGACCGCTTCGGCGGCTGGGAGTCCGTCGAGACCGCCAGGGCCTTTGCCGACTACGCCGGCTACGTCGCGTCGAAGATCACCGATCGCGTCAAGAACGCTTCACCATCAACGAAGCCGCCACCTTCATCGACTTCGGCTACGGCCCAGGCCCGGTCGAACTGGCGCCTGGCCTGAAGCGGCCGCAGCCGGTGCCCAACCAGATCCGCCATCACGTGGCGCTCGGTCATGGCCTCGCCGTGCAGGCGATCCGTGCGCAAGGCCGCGCCGGCACCCGCGTGGGCCTTGCGGAAAACGTCGTCTCCTGCGTTCCGGCGATCGAGACCCCGGCCAATATCCGCGCTTCCGAAATCGCCACCCGCGAGATGAATGCCGGCTATCTCACCGCGATCCTGGAGGGCCGCTACACCGACGCTTTCCTCGCCTATGCCGGCGCCGACGCGCCGCGCTTCACCGCCGAGGAAATGAAGGTCATCGCGTCGCCGCTCGATTTCCTCGGCCTCAACATCTACATGCCGCAGCATTACGTGACGGCGAGCGATACGGCGGCCGGCTTTTCATTGCTGCCGTTTCCGGCGTCGTTTCCGCATATGGAATCCGACTGGCTGCGGGTCGGGCCTGAAGCCATGTATTGGGGGCCGCGCAACGTCGCCAAAGTGTGGGGCGTGAAGGAGATCTATATCAGCGAGAACGGCACCTCGGCCACCGACCGTGTGCTGGCCGATGGCAGCATCGCCGATCTCGACCGCATCATGTATCTGCGCAACTATCTGACCCAGCTACAACGCGCCACCGCCGACGGCGTGCCCGTCGCGGGCTACTTTCAGTGGAGCCTGATCGACAATTTTGAATGGTCGGACGGGTTCGACAAACGCTTCGGGCTGGTCCATGTCGATTTTGAAACACAGCAACGAACGCCGAAGCTGAGCGCGGAGTTCTATCGGCAGGTGATCGCGAACAATGCGCTGGCGTAGGGCCGAATCGAGGCTGCCATTGGCGTGCCAGCATGCCAGCCCGTTGGCACCGGAAGGTTGAGCCGCATAATGGCTGGCGAAGCCGGTTTGGTACATTCAGGCTGGGGGATGCGGGGCCGGTTCCCGTTAATCGGTTGCCGGCAGATTCATCGCCGGCTCGGTTGACTTTGCCCCGCCCTTCCCCCAATAAACCGCCAACCGGGAGCCCGTCATCGGGCGTTCGTTTTAGCGTCATCCATGGCCGTCCAGCCGCTTCTTGGCGGGCTGAGGTCGATGGCGTGGAGCGGGGGAGTGTCCCGAGTGGCAAAGGGAGCTGACTGTAAATCAGCCGTCTTATGACTTCGAAGGTTCGAGTCCTTCTTCCCCCACCATCCTGTTTTCATTGAAGAATTAGCCCTGCGGGGCGGCGGCGAGAGCGGCTTTTGCGGTGTTCGGTGCATTTGCCGGAGCGGCCGCGTCGGCCCGGAACCCGCTCGAATCGCGTCGCGGGCTTGGCCCGACTGCACGGCGCCTGCCTGCGGCAACGGCTGCAGCAAATGAGCGAACGACGC
Coding sequences:
- a CDS encoding GTP cyclohydrolase II, with translation MTRSNRIDHIRLTSHPAPGAKHDFPIRWGAPDARERGPVIGTVSRPQDRNVIGTHGGSYSVYRALAVSSGALDPMRRPDLTNTFPAATIGPFEQWIDPAKIVSLDPFGHLVAENFATEIAEGVDIRPSIAITRARLDLIELQSAIAAGRLKVDNDVVHANGSVSVVKIAIDPVWHLPGLAARFGTTENNLRRQLFEQTAGMFPELVTRPDLHVFLPPIGGITAYLFGDVTKLPDHTTKITCRVHDECNGSDVFGSDICTCRPYLIHGIEECAKAGQAGGLGVIIYNRKEGRALGEVTKFLVYNARKRQEGGDAAAQYFERTECVAGVQDARFQQLMPDVIHWLGLKRIDRFISMSDMKHDALTSQGVEIVERVSIPDDMIPADAHVEMTAKKAAGYYSPEPVLPQDLQDSVGRSLEKY
- a CDS encoding PRC-barrel domain-containing protein, yielding MTNEDETVSLIGSDKVQGSAVFDADGNKIGSIERLMIEKSSGRVSYAVVSFGGFLGIGDDHYPLPWPSLKYNVELGGYQTLVTIDQIKGAPKAANGEWNWADTTRTKGLDDYYGVPI